The following proteins are co-located in the Chromatiales bacterium genome:
- a CDS encoding HAMP domain-containing protein has product MVSALRRFATGVLPMLGLFALLLISLYVMSDAAQNSERFGRLYVWLLLINTIVLMVLTVMIGVNLFDTVRRVMQREAGSRLTLRLVVMFIVLSLAPVSIVYYFSVKFIERGIDSWFDVRVEGALNDALDLSRTSLDYRLRRHLKQVEALARELRYVTPPMAPATLSEQRQRVEASELTLFGEVTRIIAVSSDDTTLVVPQFPAEEIVLMLKQGQNYVGLEPLAEGGLRVRVVVPVPRADPISEQRMLQALFGVDPRIGRLADSVSGAFEAYKELAYVRKPLIQSYTITLSLVLLLSVLFAVWTAFYSSRRLMAPIRELAEGTKAVAAGEFSKKLPVGNRDELGFLVRSFNQMTARLASARDEADRSRGQLERQRTYLEAVLRHLSSGVLTLDRNLVLRMNNAAADQIFGFELEHHIGRPLADIARHFKGMERFYESILPMLLGDASEWEEQVLLFGGAGSRTLICRGVRLSDQNAMRGGHVIVFDDVTELIRAQRDAAWGEVARRLAHEIKNPLTPIQLSAERLQRKLMPQLGERDADMLARSTRTIVQQVEAMKAMVNAFSDYARAPAMQLATLDFNSLISEVADLYRSNRRRVRLRLDLDTSMPYIEADVGRLRQLLNNLVQNALDAMEGQGGGELLLSTRCMEETGCRFVEFATTDTGPGVPQEMLHNLFEPYVTGKIKGTGLGLAIVKKIVEEHGGIVWAENRLQGGARIVIRLPVVRVADELVNGITAVPDEEKES; this is encoded by the coding sequence ATGGTCTCTGCCCTGAGGCGATTCGCGACCGGCGTACTGCCCATGCTCGGGCTGTTCGCCCTGCTGCTGATCTCGCTCTACGTGATGAGCGACGCGGCCCAGAACTCGGAGCGCTTCGGCCGGCTGTACGTGTGGTTGCTGCTCATCAACACCATCGTGCTGATGGTGCTTACGGTGATGATCGGCGTGAACCTCTTCGACACGGTGCGTCGCGTGATGCAGCGGGAGGCCGGCTCACGGCTGACCCTGCGCCTGGTGGTGATGTTCATCGTCCTCTCGCTGGCCCCCGTTTCGATCGTCTACTACTTTTCCGTCAAGTTCATCGAACGCGGTATCGACAGCTGGTTCGACGTGCGTGTGGAGGGGGCGCTCAATGACGCCCTGGATCTCAGCCGCACCTCGCTCGATTACCGCCTGCGCCGCCACCTCAAGCAGGTGGAGGCGCTGGCCCGGGAGCTGCGCTATGTCACCCCCCCGATGGCGCCGGCCACACTCAGCGAGCAGCGGCAGCGTGTGGAGGCCTCCGAACTAACGCTGTTCGGCGAGGTGACGCGCATCATCGCCGTGAGCAGCGACGACACCACGCTGGTGGTGCCGCAGTTCCCGGCCGAGGAGATCGTGCTCATGCTCAAGCAGGGGCAGAACTACGTGGGCCTGGAGCCGCTGGCCGAGGGTGGCCTGCGGGTACGCGTGGTGGTGCCGGTGCCGCGCGCCGATCCCATTTCCGAACAGCGCATGCTGCAGGCGCTGTTCGGCGTCGATCCGCGCATCGGCCGCCTGGCCGACAGCGTCAGCGGTGCCTTCGAGGCCTACAAGGAGCTGGCCTATGTGCGCAAGCCGCTGATCCAGAGCTACACCATCACCCTCTCGCTGGTGTTGCTGCTGTCGGTGCTGTTCGCCGTGTGGACGGCCTTTTATTCCTCGCGTCGGCTGATGGCGCCCATCCGCGAGCTGGCCGAGGGGACCAAGGCGGTGGCGGCCGGCGAGTTCTCCAAGAAGCTGCCGGTGGGCAACCGCGACGAACTGGGTTTTCTGGTGCGCTCCTTCAACCAGATGACCGCCCGTCTGGCCTCGGCGCGGGACGAGGCCGACCGCAGCCGCGGGCAGCTCGAGCGCCAGCGCACCTATCTCGAGGCCGTGCTGCGCCACCTCTCGTCCGGCGTGCTGACACTGGATCGCAACCTGGTGCTGCGCATGAACAACGCGGCGGCAGACCAGATCTTCGGTTTCGAACTCGAGCACCACATCGGCCGGCCGCTGGCCGATATCGCACGACACTTCAAGGGCATGGAGCGCTTCTACGAGAGCATCCTCCCCATGCTGCTGGGCGATGCCAGCGAGTGGGAGGAGCAGGTGCTGCTGTTCGGCGGGGCGGGCTCGCGCACCCTGATCTGCCGCGGGGTGCGGCTCTCCGACCAGAACGCCATGCGCGGCGGTCACGTCATCGTCTTCGACGACGTGACCGAGCTGATCCGGGCGCAGCGCGATGCGGCCTGGGGTGAAGTGGCCCGGCGCCTGGCCCACGAGATCAAGAACCCGCTCACACCCATACAGCTCTCGGCCGAGCGTCTGCAGCGCAAGCTCATGCCGCAGCTCGGGGAGAGGGATGCTGACATGCTGGCCCGCTCCACGCGCACCATCGTGCAGCAGGTGGAGGCCATGAAGGCCATGGTCAACGCCTTCAGCGATTATGCCCGCGCACCGGCCATGCAGCTGGCCACGCTCGACTTCAACAGCCTGATCAGCGAGGTTGCCGACCTCTATCGCTCCAACAGGCGACGCGTGCGCCTACGACTGGACCTGGATACCAGCATGCCCTATATCGAGGCGGACGTCGGTCGCCTGCGACAGCTGCTCAACAACCTGGTGCAGAATGCACTGGATGCCATGGAGGGGCAGGGCGGTGGCGAGCTGCTGCTCTCCACCCGCTGCATGGAGGAGACCGGTTGCCGCTTCGTCGAGTTCGCCACCACCGACACGGGCCCCGGCGTGCCGCAGGAGATGCTGCACAACCTGTTCGAG
- a CDS encoding DUF4390 domain-containing protein, with protein MRRALIGLGLLAGLVGSPLALAAQEAPPFVVNAVYPRNVDGVIRIDADVRYSLNPVLRDALHNGVDLVIEMELRVQRLRDWWVNEDVAELVQRYRLGYYTLSRLYVVQNLNTGVQTTYPSLGSALYALGALRDFPLIDTSLLLPGEHYRGGLRARLDIDQLPLPLRVRAYASEDWRPASEWYEWSLP; from the coding sequence CTGCGCAGGGCCCTGATCGGACTGGGCCTGCTCGCGGGCCTGGTCGGTTCGCCCCTTGCCCTGGCGGCACAGGAGGCCCCGCCGTTCGTCGTCAATGCCGTCTATCCACGCAACGTCGACGGCGTCATCCGCATCGACGCCGACGTGCGCTACAGCCTGAATCCGGTGCTGCGGGACGCCCTGCACAATGGGGTGGACCTGGTCATCGAGATGGAGCTGCGTGTGCAGCGCCTGCGCGACTGGTGGGTCAACGAGGACGTGGCCGAGCTGGTGCAGCGCTATCGCCTGGGCTACTACACCCTGAGCCGGCTCTACGTCGTGCAGAACCTCAATACCGGCGTGCAGACCACCTATCCCTCCCTCGGCTCCGCCCTCTATGCCCTGGGTGCCCTGCGTGACTTCCCGCTGATCGATACGTCCCTGCTGCTGCCCGGGGAACACTACCGGGGCGGCCTGCGGGCCCGCCTGGACATCGACCAGCTGCCCCTGCCCCTGCGGGTGCGCGCCTATGCCTCCGAAGACTGGCGTCCCGCCAGCGAGTGGTACGAATGGTCTCTGCCCTGA
- a CDS encoding DNA topoisomerase I, with product MSKNLVIVESPAKGKTIEKYLGKDYTVMASYGHVRDLVPKEGAVDPAHDFAMKYDVIERNEKHVDAIAKKLKQADALYLATDPDREGEAISWHLYELLKERGLLEDKQVHRVVFHEITQRAVKEAIEHPRGLSHALVDAQQARRALDYLVGFNLSPLLWKKIRRGLSAGRVQSPALRMICEREEEIEAFRSQEYWTIEADAAKEGQPFNAKLNLLEGKKLEQFDITSETQARSTHDRLIQAGAGKLTVEKVERKQRRRNPAAPFTTSTLQQEASRKLGFSASRTMRTAQQLYEGIDLGGSGTTGLITYMRTDSVNLAQEALDELRALIVQRYGKDKLPDAPRLYKTKSKNAQEAHEAIRPTSAHRAPEDVKQYLSRDQLRLYELVWKRTVACQMIHATMDTVAIDLACGEGNLFRATGSTVVDPGFMAVYLEDRDDASTPDDNEDRLLPDFTEGEQVELLAIRTEQHFTEPPPRYTEASLVKALEEHGIGRPSTYASIISTLQNREYVELDNRRFFPTEVGKIVNKFLTKHFTKYVDYDFTAHFEDELDEISRGEKDWIPVMREFWDPFKELVEDKEQSVTREEAVQAREIGTDPETGKPVSVRMGRYGPFVQIGTRDDEEKPRFAGLRPGQKMDSITLDEALALFDLPRELGETPEGEPVLVNIGRFGPYVKYGSKYVSIKAPDDPYTIDLPRALELIQEKKIADANRIIRVFEDEGIQVLNGRYGPYITDGEKNARIPKDRDPKSLSLEECQKLLAEAPVKKRRGAVKKKAAAKKKAAPKKKAAAKKKRSVKKKSVKKAAKKSAS from the coding sequence ATGAGCAAAAACCTCGTCATTGTTGAATCGCCCGCCAAGGGCAAGACCATCGAGAAGTACCTGGGCAAGGATTACACCGTCATGGCCTCCTATGGCCATGTCCGCGACCTGGTGCCCAAGGAAGGCGCGGTGGACCCGGCGCACGACTTCGCCATGAAGTACGACGTCATCGAACGCAACGAGAAGCACGTCGACGCCATCGCGAAGAAGCTCAAGCAGGCCGACGCCCTCTACCTGGCGACTGACCCCGACCGCGAGGGCGAGGCCATCTCCTGGCATCTCTACGAACTCCTCAAGGAGCGCGGCCTGCTGGAAGACAAGCAGGTGCACCGGGTGGTCTTCCACGAGATCACCCAGCGCGCCGTGAAGGAGGCCATCGAACACCCCAGGGGGCTCTCCCACGCCCTGGTCGACGCCCAGCAGGCACGCCGCGCCCTGGACTACCTGGTCGGCTTCAACCTCTCACCCCTGCTGTGGAAGAAGATCCGCCGCGGGCTCTCCGCCGGCCGCGTGCAAAGCCCGGCCCTGCGCATGATCTGCGAGCGCGAGGAGGAGATCGAGGCCTTCAGGAGCCAGGAATACTGGACCATCGAGGCCGATGCCGCGAAGGAAGGCCAGCCCTTCAACGCCAAGCTGAACCTGCTCGAGGGAAAGAAGCTGGAGCAGTTCGACATCACCAGCGAGACCCAGGCCCGCAGCACCCACGACCGGCTCATCCAGGCCGGGGCCGGCAAGCTCACGGTGGAGAAGGTCGAGCGCAAGCAGCGCCGCCGCAACCCGGCCGCGCCGTTCACCACCTCCACCCTGCAGCAGGAGGCCTCGCGCAAGCTGGGCTTTTCCGCCAGCCGCACCATGCGTACGGCCCAGCAGCTGTACGAGGGCATTGACCTGGGCGGATCGGGCACCACCGGTCTGATCACCTACATGCGTACCGACTCGGTCAACCTGGCCCAGGAGGCCCTGGACGAGCTGCGCGCGCTGATCGTCCAGCGCTACGGCAAGGACAAGCTCCCGGACGCGCCGCGCCTCTACAAGACCAAGTCGAAGAATGCCCAGGAGGCCCACGAGGCGATCCGCCCGACCTCGGCCCACCGGGCTCCGGAAGACGTCAAGCAGTACCTCTCGCGCGACCAGCTGCGGCTCTACGAGCTCGTCTGGAAGCGCACCGTCGCCTGCCAGATGATCCACGCCACCATGGACACGGTGGCCATCGACCTGGCCTGTGGCGAGGGCAACCTGTTCCGTGCCACGGGCTCCACGGTGGTGGACCCGGGCTTCATGGCCGTCTACCTCGAGGACCGCGACGACGCCAGCACCCCGGACGACAACGAGGACCGCCTGCTGCCGGACTTCACCGAAGGCGAGCAGGTCGAGCTCCTGGCCATCCGTACCGAACAGCACTTCACCGAGCCGCCGCCGCGCTATACCGAGGCGAGCCTGGTCAAGGCCCTGGAGGAGCACGGCATCGGCCGCCCCTCCACCTATGCCTCCATCATCTCCACCCTGCAGAACCGCGAATACGTGGAACTGGACAACCGGCGCTTTTTCCCGACAGAAGTCGGCAAGATCGTCAACAAGTTCCTCACGAAACACTTCACCAAGTACGTCGACTACGACTTCACGGCGCACTTCGAGGACGAGCTCGACGAGATCTCGCGCGGGGAGAAGGACTGGATCCCGGTGATGCGCGAGTTCTGGGACCCCTTCAAGGAACTGGTGGAGGACAAGGAGCAGTCGGTCACGCGCGAGGAGGCCGTACAGGCCCGCGAGATCGGCACCGACCCCGAGACCGGCAAGCCCGTGTCCGTGCGCATGGGCCGCTACGGGCCCTTCGTGCAGATCGGCACCCGCGACGACGAGGAGAAGCCCCGCTTCGCCGGCCTGCGCCCGGGCCAGAAGATGGACAGCATCACGCTGGACGAGGCCCTGGCACTGTTCGATCTGCCCCGCGAGCTGGGCGAGACGCCGGAAGGCGAACCGGTGCTGGTCAACATCGGGCGTTTCGGCCCCTACGTGAAGTACGGCAGCAAGTACGTCTCCATCAAGGCCCCGGACGATCCCTACACCATCGACCTGCCCCGCGCCCTGGAGCTGATCCAGGAAAAGAAGATCGCCGACGCCAACCGCATCATCCGCGTCTTCGAGGACGAGGGCATCCAGGTGCTGAACGGGCGCTACGGCCCCTACATCACCGATGGCGAGAAGAATGCCCGCATCCCCAAGGACCGCGACCCCAAGTCGCTGTCGCTCGAGGAATGCCAGAAACTGCTGGCCGAGGCCCCGGTGAAGAAGCGCCGCGGTGCCGTGAAGAAAAAGGCCGCGGCCAAGAAGAAGGCCGCCCCGAAAAAGAAGGCGGCCGCAAAGAAGAAGCGGTCGGTGAAAAAGAAATCCGTGAAAAAGGCGGCCAAGAAGAGCGCCAGCTGA
- the rsmB gene encoding 16S rRNA (cytosine(967)-C(5))-methyltransferase RsmB has protein sequence MTPRAAALDCLLAVAERGESLSRALPPLLAQIPEARDRGLAQELSYGALRWYQRLEALLGELITRPLKPRDRDVLHAARLGAYELLYLDTPDYAVVNEYVELVKRRGKRWAGGLVNAVLRRLMRERAALETLVDREPASRYAYPHWLLERLRAAHPDAWEGLLAAGNQRPPMTLRINLAQGSRDAYLARLAEAGIEAEPHPLVTSAVSLATPVDVARLPGFAEGAVSVQDAAAQLAGSLLAPRPGERVLDACAAPGGKTAHLAETAGIGLDAMDIDAERLARVQENLDRAGARARLIAGDASNPAAWWDGQPYDRILLDAPCSATGVIRRHPDIKLHRRPGDIDELVRRQAGILEALWPLLAPGGMLLYATCSVLPEENNRQLETFLARHVDARELPIEAAWGRAVSVGRQILTGDSGMDGFYYAGLTKT, from the coding sequence GTGACGCCGCGCGCCGCGGCCCTGGACTGTCTGCTGGCGGTGGCCGAGCGTGGCGAATCGCTGTCGCGCGCCTTGCCGCCGCTGCTGGCGCAGATCCCGGAGGCGCGCGATCGCGGTCTGGCGCAGGAACTGAGTTATGGCGCCCTGCGCTGGTACCAACGCCTCGAGGCCCTGCTGGGGGAGCTCATCACGCGACCGCTGAAGCCGCGTGACCGCGACGTGCTGCACGCCGCGCGCCTGGGTGCCTACGAGCTGCTGTACCTCGACACGCCGGACTATGCGGTGGTGAACGAGTACGTGGAGCTGGTCAAGCGGCGGGGCAAGCGCTGGGCGGGCGGGCTGGTCAACGCGGTGCTGCGACGCCTGATGCGCGAGCGCGCGGCCCTGGAGACGCTGGTCGACCGGGAGCCGGCGTCGCGCTACGCGTATCCGCACTGGCTGCTCGAGCGATTGCGCGCCGCCCACCCGGATGCCTGGGAAGGGCTGCTGGCTGCCGGCAATCAACGCCCGCCCATGACCCTGCGCATCAACCTCGCGCAGGGCTCCCGCGACGCGTACCTGGCGCGCCTGGCTGAGGCCGGCATCGAGGCCGAACCGCATCCCCTGGTAACCAGTGCGGTGAGCCTGGCCACGCCGGTCGATGTCGCCCGGCTGCCCGGCTTTGCCGAAGGTGCGGTGTCGGTGCAGGATGCCGCCGCGCAGCTCGCCGGCAGCCTGCTGGCCCCCCGTCCCGGCGAGCGCGTGCTGGATGCCTGTGCCGCGCCCGGTGGCAAGACCGCGCACCTGGCCGAGACGGCGGGCATCGGCCTGGATGCCATGGACATCGACGCCGAGCGGCTCGCGCGCGTACAGGAGAACCTGGATCGGGCAGGCGCCCGGGCCCGGCTGATCGCGGGCGACGCGTCCAATCCCGCCGCCTGGTGGGACGGGCAGCCCTACGACCGCATCCTGCTGGACGCGCCCTGCTCGGCGACCGGCGTGATTCGCCGCCACCCGGACATCAAGCTGCATCGCCGACCGGGCGACATCGACGAGCTGGTGCGACGTCAGGCCGGCATCCTGGAGGCGCTCTGGCCGTTGCTCGCGCCGGGCGGTATGCTGTTGTACGCCACATGTTCGGTGCTGCCGGAGGAAAACAACCGGCAGCTTGAGACATTTCTCGCACGCCACGTGGACGCCCGGGAGTTGCCGATAGAGGCCGCCTGGGGGCGTGCGGTATCGGTGGGGCGTCAGATCCTCACCGGCGACTCCGGGATGGACGGTTTCTACTACGCTGGCCTGACAAAGACTTGA
- a CDS encoding peptide deformylase — MAILEILHFPDPRLRKHAQPVAEVDDEIRQIVDDMFETMYAAPGIGLAATQVNVQRQIIVIDVSKDQNEPLVLINPEIVSRDGEEEMEEGCLSVPGYYETVQRAERIRVRALDRDGQAFELETDDLLAVCIQHEMDHLAGKLFVDYLSPLKRQRIQKKLEKAARQGTLPRNTEKAAI, encoded by the coding sequence ATGGCCATTCTGGAAATTCTGCATTTTCCCGATCCGCGACTGCGCAAGCATGCGCAACCGGTCGCCGAGGTCGATGACGAGATCCGTCAGATCGTGGACGACATGTTCGAGACCATGTATGCGGCGCCGGGCATCGGCCTGGCGGCGACGCAGGTCAACGTCCAGAGGCAGATCATCGTCATCGACGTCTCCAAGGATCAGAACGAGCCCCTCGTCCTGATCAACCCCGAGATCGTCTCCCGCGACGGCGAGGAGGAGATGGAGGAGGGCTGCCTGTCGGTGCCGGGCTATTACGAGACGGTGCAGCGCGCCGAGCGCATCCGTGTGCGGGCCCTGGATCGCGACGGCCAGGCCTTCGAGCTGGAGACCGACGACCTGCTGGCCGTGTGTATACAACACGAGATGGATCACCTGGCCGGCAAGCTGTTCGTCGACTACCTCTCGCCGCTCAAGCGTCAGCGCATCCAGAAGAAGCTGGAAAAGGCCGCCCGCCAGGGAACCCTGCCCCGCAACACCGAGAAGGCGGCCATCTGA
- a CDS encoding methionyl-tRNA formyltransferase, whose product MSESLRIAYAGTPDFAVPALKALIDSRHEVVAVYTQPDRPAGRGRKLKAGPVKTVAQAAGIPVEQPVSLREAEAQARLAGYAPDLMVVAAYGLILPQAVLDIPRLGCLNIHGSLLPRWRGAAPIQRAILAGDAETGITIMQMDAGLDTGDMLLKRTVPIVPGQTAQMLHDELAAVGAEALLEAIEGLLAGRLRPEPQDAAQATYAEKLHKEEAEIDWTQPADVLARRVCAFNPWPVAQTRRGGEPLRLWEARAIDGEGPPGRVVAEGPEGIDIACGRGLLRVTRLQLPGGRPLAVRDFLNGRTLAGEVLPS is encoded by the coding sequence ATGTCCGAATCCCTGCGTATCGCCTACGCGGGCACGCCCGATTTTGCGGTGCCCGCCCTCAAGGCCCTGATCGATTCCCGCCACGAGGTGGTGGCGGTCTATACCCAGCCGGACCGCCCGGCCGGGCGCGGGCGCAAGCTCAAGGCCGGCCCGGTCAAGACCGTTGCGCAGGCAGCAGGCATCCCCGTCGAGCAGCCGGTCAGCCTGCGTGAGGCAGAGGCGCAGGCCCGGCTCGCCGGCTATGCCCCGGACCTGATGGTGGTGGCGGCCTACGGTCTGATCCTGCCGCAGGCGGTGCTCGATATCCCGCGCCTGGGCTGTCTCAACATCCATGGCTCCCTGCTGCCGCGCTGGCGTGGTGCGGCCCCCATCCAGCGGGCCATCCTCGCCGGCGATGCCGAGACCGGTATCACCATCATGCAGATGGATGCGGGGCTCGATACCGGCGACATGCTGCTCAAGCGCACCGTGCCCATCGTCCCCGGACAGACCGCACAGATGCTGCACGACGAACTCGCGGCGGTGGGCGCCGAGGCCCTGCTCGAGGCCATCGAGGGGCTGCTGGCCGGGCGCCTGCGGCCCGAGCCGCAGGATGCGGCGCAGGCCACCTATGCCGAGAAGCTGCACAAGGAGGAGGCGGAGATCGACTGGACGCAGCCGGCAGATGTCCTCGCCCGCCGGGTCTGTGCCTTCAATCCCTGGCCCGTGGCCCAGACCCGGCGGGGTGGCGAGCCCCTGCGTCTCTGGGAGGCGCGGGCCATTGACGGCGAGGGCCCCCCGGGCAGGGTGGTGGCCGAAGGTCCCGAGGGCATCGATATCGCCTGCGGGCGAGGACTGCTGCGCGTCACCCGCCTGCAGCTGCCGGGCGGAAGGCCCCTGGCGGTACGGGACTTCCTCAACGGCCGTACCCTGGCCGGCGAGGTGCTGCCCTCGTGA
- a CDS encoding LysM peptidoglycan-binding domain-containing protein, translating into MLATPKRHLARKIPVALSILALFVAGCASAPTPQAEPAPAAAPAPAPAPKVEIKPSAPQEYVVKKGDTLWDISTKFLKDPWYWPEIWHVNPQIANPHLIYPGDVITLFYIDGRPMLAVNGGPRVEGLQREKLEPTIRTGPADRGDETVPIQTIHQFIVHPRVVDRDTLEDAPYILDSQDNRLVYGPNEKVYVRGIEPSQAVRRYSVYRPGQELRDPQTGESLGWEAIHVGEARLLQTHEGELASVDLENTVREALRGDRLMPIEDTITHTFIPHSPKDRVEGEIISLFDAITQTGQNQVVVLNRGERDGLAKGHVLAVNQAGRTVRDSFAPRSQQTVTLPGERVGILMIFRTFEKVSYGLIMETTRPIRVGDTVNNP; encoded by the coding sequence ATGTTGGCTACGCCCAAGCGCCATCTGGCACGGAAGATTCCGGTCGCGTTGTCTATTCTAGCGCTGTTTGTCGCAGGATGCGCGTCCGCGCCGACCCCGCAGGCCGAGCCAGCCCCGGCAGCCGCCCCCGCCCCGGCACCGGCCCCCAAGGTCGAGATCAAACCCAGCGCCCCGCAGGAATACGTGGTGAAGAAGGGCGACACCCTCTGGGACATCTCCACCAAGTTCCTCAAGGATCCCTGGTACTGGCCGGAGATCTGGCACGTCAATCCGCAGATCGCCAACCCCCACCTGATCTATCCGGGCGACGTCATCACCCTGTTCTATATCGACGGCAGGCCGATGCTGGCCGTCAACGGCGGCCCGCGTGTCGAGGGCCTGCAGCGCGAGAAGCTCGAACCGACCATCCGCACCGGCCCGGCCGATCGCGGCGACGAGACCGTGCCGATCCAGACCATCCACCAGTTCATCGTGCATCCGCGCGTGGTGGACAGGGACACCCTGGAAGACGCCCCCTACATCCTCGACTCCCAGGACAACCGCCTGGTCTACGGCCCGAACGAAAAGGTCTACGTGCGCGGCATCGAGCCGTCGCAGGCGGTCCGCCGCTACAGCGTCTACCGCCCCGGCCAGGAGCTGCGCGATCCGCAGACCGGCGAGAGCCTGGGCTGGGAGGCCATCCACGTCGGCGAGGCCCGTCTGCTGCAGACCCATGAGGGCGAGCTCGCCAGCGTGGACCTGGAAAACACCGTGCGCGAGGCCCTGCGTGGCGACCGCCTGATGCCCATCGAGGACACGATCACCCACACCTTCATCCCGCACTCCCCCAAGGATCGGGTCGAGGGCGAGATCATCTCCCTGTTCGATGCCATCACCCAGACCGGCCAGAACCAGGTGGTGGTGCTGAACCGCGGTGAGCGCGACGGCCTGGCCAAGGGCCACGTGCTTGCGGTGAACCAGGCCGGGCGCACGGTACGCGACAGCTTCGCGCCGCGCAGCCAGCAGACCGTGACCCTGCCGGGCGAGCGGGTCGGCATCCTGATGATCTTCCGCACCTTCGAGAAGGTCAGTTACGGCCTGATCATGGAGACCACCCGCCCCATCCGCGTGGGCGACACGGTCAACAACCCCTGA
- a CDS encoding DUF494 domain-containing protein gives MKENVLDVLMYLFENYVDEDTDIEPDRDYLHAQLSDAGFRHHEIDKAFDWLEGLASQPEEDTLAPVGDGPRVLSRQEEHRLDPASRSFLLTMEQRGVLDPTARERVLERVMALESEEVDLEQLQWVVMMVLFNQPGQETAYSWLEEMVFDDVAPRLH, from the coding sequence ATGAAGGAAAATGTCCTGGATGTACTGATGTACCTCTTCGAGAATTACGTCGACGAGGACACGGACATCGAGCCGGACCGCGACTACCTGCATGCGCAGCTGTCGGACGCGGGCTTCCGGCATCACGAGATCGACAAGGCCTTCGACTGGCTGGAAGGGCTCGCCTCGCAACCCGAAGAAGACACGCTGGCGCCGGTGGGCGATGGCCCGCGGGTACTGTCGCGCCAGGAAGAACACCGGCTGGACCCGGCCTCCCGCAGCTTCCTGCTCACCATGGAACAGCGCGGGGTCCTCGACCCCACGGCACGCGAACGCGTGCTGGAGCGGGTCATGGCCCTGGAGAGCGAAGAGGTCGACCTCGAACAGCTGCAATGGGTGGTCATGATGGTGCTGTTCAACCAGCCCGGCCAGGAAACCGCCTACAGCTGGCTCGAGGAGATGGTCTTTGACGACGTCGCCCCTCGCCTCCACTGA
- the dprA gene encoding DNA-protecting protein DprA — MPAGLTDTELADRLALWRAPGIGPRAFARLTDHYGSLAAIRRTSPDALLALGLNERQTEAARRADPADASPDLDWLAGEGHHLLARQAPGYPPRLAELPDAPPFLFVAGEPRLLLTPQLAIVGSRSPTPGGRDTAHDFARHLAANGLTITSGLALGIDAAAHRGALAAPGLTIAVAATGLDRVYPSQHRALAHEIAEQGALVSEFSIGTGTRAEHFPRRNRIISGLSLGTLVVEAALKSGSLITARLAAEQGREVFAIPGSIHNPLARGCHRLIREGAKLVEQARDILEELDLRPVDPPLASEPPPDVELDAEYHHLLMCMGYDPVPIDTLVQRSGLTTEAVSSMLLVLELRNLVASLDGGRYERIKPRD; from the coding sequence ATGCCCGCCGGACTGACGGACACCGAACTCGCCGACCGACTCGCCCTCTGGCGCGCCCCCGGCATCGGGCCGCGCGCCTTCGCCCGACTCACCGACCACTACGGCTCGCTGGCCGCCATCCGCCGGACGAGTCCCGACGCCCTGCTGGCCCTCGGGCTGAACGAGCGCCAGACAGAGGCCGCGCGCCGGGCGGATCCCGCCGACGCCAGCCCGGACCTGGACTGGCTGGCCGGCGAGGGCCACCACCTGCTCGCGCGACAGGCCCCGGGCTATCCCCCGCGCCTGGCCGAACTCCCGGATGCCCCGCCCTTTCTGTTCGTCGCCGGCGAGCCACGGCTGCTGCTCACCCCGCAGCTGGCCATCGTCGGCAGCCGCAGTCCGACGCCGGGCGGGCGCGATACCGCCCACGACTTCGCCCGCCACCTGGCCGCGAACGGGCTCACCATCACCAGCGGGCTGGCGCTCGGCATCGACGCCGCCGCCCACCGTGGCGCCCTGGCAGCCCCCGGCCTCACCATCGCGGTGGCGGCCACCGGCCTCGATCGGGTCTATCCCTCGCAGCACCGGGCACTGGCCCACGAGATCGCCGAGCAGGGTGCGCTGGTCTCCGAGTTCAGCATCGGCACCGGTACGCGTGCCGAGCACTTCCCGCGCCGCAACCGCATCATCAGCGGTCTGTCCCTCGGCACCCTGGTGGTGGAGGCCGCCCTCAAGAGTGGCTCGCTCATCACCGCCCGGCTGGCCGCCGAGCAGGGCCGCGAGGTCTTCGCCATCCCCGGCTCCATCCACAACCCGCTGGCACGCGGCTGCCACCGGCTGATCCGCGAGGGGGCCAAGCTGGTGGAGCAGGCCCGCGACATCCTCGAGGAGCTCGACCTGCGCCCCGTTGACCCGCCGCTGGCGTCAGAACCACCACCCGATGTTGAACTCGACGCCGAGTATCACCACTTATTAATGTGTATGGGGTATGATCCCGTCCCCATTGACACCCTCGTCCAGCGCAGCGGATTGACCACGGAAGCCGTTTCCTCCATGCTGCTGGTACTCGAATTGCGCAACCTGGTGGCGTCGCTGGACGGAGGGCGCTACGAGCGAATCAAGCCAAGAGATTGA